A part of Aegilops tauschii subsp. strangulata cultivar AL8/78 chromosome 2, Aet v6.0, whole genome shotgun sequence genomic DNA contains:
- the LOC109763118 gene encoding zinc finger BED domain-containing protein RICESLEEPER 2-like, protein MKRVRAAVKFVKNSPARITKFKKCAELEKLANKGFLSLDVCTRWNSTFLMLKAAATYEKVFVRYEEEDPYFAIELNGDKMPGVPEPEDWDNASKMAEFLEHFYKLTLHVSASNHCTSHIFFHQIADIIVLLRAWCGSGDPLRREMGERMMDKYNKYWADHKSFNILIFVAVALDPRYKLSNYIKIATFEMFGDIKGEEVWTKMNTTLTNLFQEYVKLYGPTEQEVQPDDAPSFEEDSSESFMSSLIAKRMRMNDCGISITPSKSELEKYLAEDNEANNSKFNILEWWKVNSSRFPVLSRLARDVLAFPISTVASESAFSTGGRILDEFRSSLTPFMVQALICTQDWLQREIHVNNEENKELLANLEEAVLQELSDLSVTNAKSSTSAGVRITIGD, encoded by the exons ATGAAGCGAGTCCGTGCTGCAGTCAAGTTTGTTAAGAATTCTCCAGCTAGAATTACTAAGTTCAAGAAGTGTGCTGAATTAGAGAAGTTGGCAAACAAAGGTTTCTTGTCACTTGATGTATGCACTAGATGGAACTCCACATTCTTAATGTTGAAAGCTGCAGCCACATATGAGAAGGTGTTCGTGAGGTATGAAGAAGAGGACCCATACTTTGCAATTGAGCTAAATGGCGACAAAATGCCAGGAGTGCCTGAACCAGAAGATTGGGATAATGCTTCAAAGATGGCAGAGTTTCTTGAGCATTTCTATAAGCTTACCCTTCATGTTTCAGCCTCAAATCATTGCACATCTCACATCTTCTTCCATCAAATTGCTGATATCATTGTCTTGTTGAGGGCTTGGTGTGGAAGTGGAGACCCTTTGCGGAGAGAGATGGGAGAAAGGATGATGGACAAGTACAACAAGTATTGGGCAGATCACAAGAGCTTCAACATCTTGATCTTTGTGGCTGTTGCTCTTGATCCAAGATACAAGTTGTCAAATTACATCAAGATTGCAACTTTTGAAATGTTTGGGGATATCAAGGGAGAGGAGGTGTGGACAAAAATGAATACAACTCTTACAAATCTGTTCCAAGAGTATGTTAAGTTATATGGTCCAACTGAGCAAGAAGTGCAGCCTGATGATGCACCTAGCTTTGAAGAGGACAGCAGCGAAAGCTTTATGAGTTCCTTGATTGCAAAGAGAATGAGAATGAATGACTGTGGAATCAGCATCACCCCTTCGAAGTCTGAACTTGAAAAGTATCTTGCGGAGGATAATGAAGCAAACAATAGCAAATTCAACATTCTTGAGTGGTGGAAGGTCAACTCATCTAGATTCCCTGTGCTATCACGTTTAGCTCGTGATGTCCTAGCTTTCCCGATATCTACAGTTGCATCGGAGTCAGCTTTTAGCACCGGTGGACGCATTCTTGATGAATTCCGAAGCTCGCTCACTCCATTCATGGTGCAGGCACTAATTTGCACTCAGGATTGGTTGCAAAGAGAAATTCATGTTAACAATGAAGAGAATAAAGAGCTACTGGCCAACCTAGAGGAAG CGGTACTTCAAGAATTGTCTGATCTGAGCGTTACTAATGCAAAGTCCAGTACAAGTGCTGGTGTCCGCATCACCATTGGtgactga